From Carassius auratus strain Wakin chromosome 1, ASM336829v1, whole genome shotgun sequence, the proteins below share one genomic window:
- the cd247 gene encoding T-cell surface glycoprotein CD3 zeta chain → MSTYDPSYCYILDGLLLLYCIAITAFFVRERCFKKKSNVEQDSLYQPVNKSGQSAYDVLTQRSTEEGRSVGGRRRGDDSTYTPLQKKTDDTYREIETKTGRRRPDQVYQGLSSMTKDTYDSLNKQPIHPPPR, encoded by the exons ATGTCGACGTATGATCCTAGTTACTGTTACATCCTGGACGGATTACTGCTTCTGTACTGCATCGCCATCACTGCTTTCTTCGTGCGTGAGCGA TGTTTCAAGAAGAAAAGCAACGTGGAGCAAGACTCTTTGTATCAG CCAGTTAATAAGAGCGGCCAGTCGGCTTACGACGTACTGACGCAGCGATCGACTGAAGAAGGTCGATCCGTAGGG GGACGCAGGCGAGGAGACGACAGCACTTACACG CCTCTACAGAAAAAGACGGACGACACGTACCGTGAGATTGAGACGAAGACAGGC CGCCGCCGTCCTGATCAGGTTTATCAG GGTTTGAGCTCCATGACTAAAGACACGTATGATTCTCTGAACAAGCAGCCGATTCACCCGCCGCCTCGTTAA